The window AGAGTTTagtcttactttttatttaagtACTTAAAATGCATCTTTATTATGATCTGATTGTAAAGGAATGAGAAATTACAATAACAAATATAATCACTAATATTATGATGGTACTAAAAACAGTTATTTGGAAGCTCAAGGCCCTACATAGCTAAAAACATGGTTTTAAAACATGAAGTAATGTTTAGACACTtgtgttcattttttgttttttttcttttacaccaATACCACAAAGCATAAGAGTACTTTAACTTTCCTTCAGCATCCATCTTTTCCAAGAGAACATATTATGTTCCTTCTTATGTTGATTAACAGCTGTACATTGCTTTACAGTTAATAAAACAGATATTCATGATCTCGTTTAATCCTCGCAACAGTCTTATGGGCatgttcttcccattttataggtgaggaaatgaTAATATAACTAGTAAGTGGTGAAGCCTTGATTGGAAAAGATTTCCTTTTAAGTGGTTTTTGAATTTCAGTCATCTGAATACCTTCATGATTTTTCCTAGACTCAGTTGGTACTATTTCACTTGATGATTTTATTTAAGATgacttttttaattaatagattctatatagaacagttttagatttttaCGTAAAAATTGAGTAGATAGCAGAATTCCCACAttctcccaccccaccttcctTTATTATTAACATGTTATATTTgtatggtatatttgttacaattaaaaaatcagtagTGATACATTGTTATCAACTAACGGCCATAGAGcctattcagatttccttagtttttacctaatgccCTTTTGCTGTTCCAGCATCCCATCTCATTGTCATGATGTGTCCTTAGGCCCTCTGCTGTGACagttttttctgattttccttgttttgatgaccttgacagttttcaGTATTGGTCAGGTGTGTTGTAGGATGTCGCTCTACTGAAATTTGACTGATGTTTTTCTCCTAATGAAACTGGGATTATGAGTTTTGGGGAAGACCACAgagtgccattctcatcacatcatatcaaggggtACATGCAATTAACATGACTTATCATTGGTGAtattgaccttgatcacctggctgaggtagtgtttgtgAGGTTTCTCctttataaagttattttcccTACCCCCTTCTTTTActatactctttggaaggaagtcactgtgtACAGCCCACGCTTATGGTGTGGAGAGTTACATTCCACCTCTTGGAAGGCAATGCGTCTATgtaatttatttagaattcttctacaagagagatttgtctcttctcctctgTTAGTTAATTTACTcagtcatttattaatattagtataaacacatggattttcttttgttttttatactttGGTTTATGATCCAATACTACTTTATATTGTTGCTCAGATTGTTCTGGCTTtagccattgggagctctttcgattggctcctgtgtccctttgacatacccccaccattttttttattgagaatttccttactttctgTCACTGTAAAATGACTTAGTTTttagatacatttattttaagattacATTTTATACCACTCAATAGAAAGTCAgtttatggaaaatatttatgtttatcttAAAAATTGGATGTGTTTAAATATTAACAAAGTGTTAGTGAAGTACTAGAAACTGAGACTTTTTCCTCAAAGTAATCAGAAGGAGAGCCACTTAAACTTCTGTCTCTCATATACTTCACTAGAGCTTGCTGCTTCCTTTGTAAGTATAACTCTTTTTTAGTAGTTGTTTCAATATTGACTGGATATACTTCTGTGTATTAAGTACTAAATGGCATGGGTGAAGCTTACGAGTTTCAGAAAGGAAGGATCCAGTGTTGagtagaataaaagaaagatcTTCTTCGGAGAGAGACCTATAGTGGATCCTGAAGATGGGAAAAGGGGTGGAGGGTGAAGTCATTTCTGATCAGAAAAAATGAATGAGCATTACTTGTAGAACAATGAGGAAATTGGCTTGGGTGGAATCTTGTGTTGATATAAGTGGGAGTAGTTTGAAAGTATCTGAACCATTGGATTAATATGGTCTGTCTTTTGTGATAAGATTTAAAGTCAGTGCTTTGAAGTATAGTATGTCTAAAGGAGTCAGTTCTAATTATGAAAGATCTTGGATATTTAAAATCtgcaaataaaatgtcattagAGAGGTTGAAACCTTTGTCCTTCCAAGAAAGTTATATACTTTCTCATTGGAACATtgaaatttaaattgtataaCTTTGTTCCTGTTAACTGCATAGTGTGTTGCCAGTGTTCTGACTAGGATAAGATTTACCCTTTGTTTTGGTGGGTAATGTAAATTTAGGCTGGCAGCACATGGTAATATTTTCTTCCCCGACACAAAATAACCCACTTTAAAAaggtatgtaaatatattaatatatgtaacaGGTTTCTTTAGTTATTGTGGTCCTCAACTACTTTGGAGCCTTTTTGgtcatttgttaaaattaaatgtttttgttggcttttaatttcttaataaaaattttctaatttactgTGTCTTTTACTTACAAAGTAATGTATGCTGTTTGAAATTTAACTAGTGTATATTTAATGTCacttttaatgaattaaatattaagaCTTCCACATTTACCTTTCAacagccatttaaaatttttatttttttcagcattttaaagagaAGTTAGGGAGATATGTTAAAAACAGACTCTGTAGCAGATGTTGTTAGTGATACATGTTTTATCACAAGAAATTAGAATAgaatattttgttaatgtttaagattgttttggGGGACCTGGCATTTTTAGCAACTTTTCCTCCCCCCCAACTAGTCACTGCTCAAattgtcttaatttctttttattttatttagaacttcACCAATTAACAGATCTATTGGCATGGCATCAAAAGATATATTTACCacatgtacacattatttagtaCTATAGTAAAGGAGGTTATTATccccttcatttatttctttatcttcataGCATTTTCCATTGTTTCTCCAATGGCAGAATTGTACCATTTATTGTTTAGCACttggaaataggaaaatatacctgtggattttgtttttttttggtcaaggtcttactctgttcccTAGAATAAAGTATAGCTCCCTGCAgcatccaactcctgggcttaagtgatcctcctgcctgagcctcccgagtagctaggactacaggcacacaccaccatgactggctaatttttaaaaaatttttgtagagatagggtctcgctctcttgcccaggctggtctcgaactcctggcctcaagtgatcctcccaccttagcctcccaaagtgctgggattacaggcatgagccactgcacctggccatacctgtggatttttttttttttttaacaaaaggtcTCACATATTTATTACTGAACCAGCTTAGTAGTACAGAgcatataaacaaagagaaagatcACTTTTCCCAATGAAACGTGTCTATCCGGATAGTAGTGACATTTCCAGCTTGACATGGTAAGATGATAGTGACCTTGGTACAGCATAAATATGTGTGCCATTATATCATGTGCAATCCTTGTAGACCCAGCTTGGTTCTTCTCCAATGTCTCCTCTTGGAATTGTACCTGATTTTATTGCCAGTTTTCATACGAATTCGTTGGGGAATGGGACgattttgcttctgtttcttgGCCAGAAACCTCTTGATTCTGAAAGTCTTGTGAGAAGACATGGCAAGGGAGAGTCAACGGGACACAGCCTACCTgtggatattttaaaagtagctaCCAGAGAAAGAGGAGTTGACAGTACTGTGTAATGGTAAGGCACTGGACTAGGAGTCTGGAGGCCTGCATTctactcctggctctgccctgtgtTATGTAACCTTGGAAGTCAGGAAACCAGAGTCTTAGAATCTACAAGACTTATTCATACCTAGTCTTGGAAGTTATACAACTTTTGTTGGTCAAAAAGCAGAccacaaggccagcccagattcaaaggaGGGGACTGCACATGGGTATGAATACTAGTAGGCGCAGTCCATTAAGGGATCATCTTTGGAGTTTAGCTGCACTACAGAATCTACAAATCTATAACTTGCATAGTAgatacaaaacttttaaaaaacagaattgtgTTCAAATCTTATAATCCAAGatgattttcataaaatttagctacttttatatttttatgtcccTATAAAAGCTTCCAGAGTACTctgcaaatttatttatattttcccttgAATTGTGTGTACCTCAGATACAAATTTTGTTTATCATGAAAAATGCTGAACAagcagaaaagatgaaagaattttacagtgaacacCTAAATATCCACCACTTAGattctataattaacattttgctgTATTGTATTACCACATATCTATCCATCATAAATCTATCTTTTTGTGAATTTAAAAGTAAGTTGCAGGTACTCAGATACAGCAttaaattattatactttttcCTTCCAATTAATATGTCATCTGTTCTTTTCccatttcatatctttttatagttactgctattattaatattttaatatgtgaagTTTTAAAGGTTATTACAGCCTGATAATTAAGAGTACTTGACATTTCATTGAATGGCTGgaccactattttttttttttttttttgagacagagtctcactctgttgcccaggctagagtgagtgccgtggcgtcagcctagctcacagcaacctcaaactcctgggcttaagcgatcctactgcctcagcctcccgagtagctgggactacaggcatgcgccaccatgcccggctaattttttctgtatatatttttagttgtccagataatttatttctatttctagtagagacggggtctcactcaggctggtctcgaactcctgaccttgagcgatccacccgcctcggcctcccagagtgctaggattacaggcgtgagccaccgtgcccggcctggacCACTATTTTTAATCTCGCCACTATTGGACAATTAAGTTGCTTTCCAATTGAGAAAAGCTGTTGAACCAAATGAAATATTAGGCTTATTGTCTAAAATTGGTTATATGCAAAGTTTATCTCACCTGTCTAATTCACAACCTTAAGTGAGAGTTGAAACTGGTGAAGTGACAGAGAACCAAAGTAgctagaagaaataaagatcgACTTCATTCCTGATTGACTTTGAAACTGCATCAGGAGCaaaaaagaaagttagaaaaaaaatgtaattttcaactgttatgaaacattttttgttaagtaaattttcattttttgcaagTTTTCTGACAGTTATTATGCTCATATGATAGGGCTTagtaaatttcttatttaaagttTACCTTCAAGTTTCAGCATATTAGAAACCTTTGGTGTTAAATACAAgatatgtatattatatgtaattatatgtatatcataTTCCCTATAAATTTTGTTCCTACTTTTTGTGGAACTCCTCTTTGCACTCTAGTAAGGTGTAGCGACTTGCTATATTGTATACTTACATAAGTAGTAGTTTCTTCAAACTTTTCTCCTAGCTTGAGCATAATTAGCTAATTAGAGAGTGTTATTCAAACAAATTGAATTCTATGTTAGGGATACAGAGCCTTGTAGAAGATAATTTAATTGAGTCCTCCTACATTGAGACAGGATTATACTTAACCCATCAAGGCAGTTGAGTCTCTTGGtttattaaaagatttttcagaaaaagcaattcttgattgccaacatttatttttcctttactgctttagtgtaaaaaaaaaaagaccaacttATCTAACCTACATTCTTCATGTTATAGATTCAGTACATTTCTTGTTGTTTACCCTCTATGGAAACAGATGGTTACTATTTTTCATTTAGTGGCTTTAAATACTTGAAAacaaacatttgtctttttggcTTTGCTATGCTTAAATTATGTACGTAGTAAaaacttaacacattgactgccacacacaaaaaaacaaacagaaactttcCCTTGGGAccatagtgttttattacaataattgaataaaaactttgagtgtaagttaaaggtaaacataaatagaaaagcgaatttattgatttctattcatttaatccatgtttttagaattaaattgttaattgtaacaataagatcaACAagtagattttatatatgcttcatgcggccctggggtcaaaactagagtgagttaaatacaactctcatggcactTAATGTGTTAAATGGAGCTTTCTACCCATGAAAAAGATGCTCTCTAAGGATTCTTAAAATATGCTTCTGGCCTACGTTTGGtcatatttgtgtgtgcatgtattcaTTGTCTTAATGAGTAGTTAGGTAATTTGAACTATATTGCTTGATTGTTGGGACCGTCTTTAGTCTTTAGAACATATATCAGATCCATCCACAAATATAGCCAGTCTCCTCACTAGCAAAAATGGTCTGGATCTGATCTGCTTTTGAATACGTAGATTTACTTTGGGGAAGACATGAAGAATCTGATCTGGGCTCCGATCATCTCACTTTTGGATGATTCTTAGAATATTAGATTGATCTTGTGATTGAGTAATTTATGAGTCTGAGGCAGATCTGGGGTGTTCCTAGAAGATTGCATAGTCTGAAATGAAGTGGGCTCTAGAACATTCCAGGTATTCTGCATTGAAAATTATTACTTGGATCTCTCGTGTATATGGATCTTCCTGAGCCTGTCTGAAGAGAATAGAATATGGAGGAAAGGAGAATTAAATTTGCCCTGTCATGTTTACTTAAGTGTTAGCCTTTCATACTTGGTTCCTATTCACACAGCACAACAAAATTCCATACTAGGAGTACATGGATGCTCCTTGAAATATTGAAGATGCTTCACTTTGACCATAAGAATATTTGAAGTTTGGCGTTCAGTCAGTACTGTGGTAGTGGctgctgctttgtttttttcaaagtcagtgaaaacttttttttaaaaaaagagttgggGTCtggttatgttgcccaggctatattcaaacacctgggctcaagcaatcctcctgcctcagcttcctgaatagctaggactgcaggcacatgctaccatgctgGCTCAGTGAAAACTTTTAATATAGGTATAATACTGTTACATCATGCTTATTATgaattttctccaaaatttaaCTGAAACACATTTGCCTGTTACATCAGTGCATCATTTATGCACTAATGAGTCTTGACCACGAGGAAACCACAGTGAACATAGAAACAGGTCAGTTCCAAAGCCAAGAGTAAATTTAGTTGTAGACctttaattgattaattatagCAAAAACAGCATCAAATGAGGAAGAATCCTTTTCATATGGAAATataattgacccttgaacaacatgagtttgaactgtatgggtccacttatatgtggattgtTTTCAACGAAATGTGTGCTGGCAGGATGCCAAACCTGTGTATACTGAGGACTGATATCTGTGGGTTCTGTAGGGCCGTTCACAGGACTTGAATGCACAGATTTTGGTATATCCAAGGGTCCTGGGACTGATCCCATGTATACTGAAGGAAGACTGTCGATGTTTTTGAAAAGGTCTACCTTAAAGTTTCCAAGTTCTGTTATTCTTTAACTTGCTTTAGTTTCtacatttaacttttcttttagcctaatttttataaattggaaaatgaCAGGTTGTATTTAacataaagttttcaaaaatcaaaagtttTGTAAAGTGtgtgttttgggatttttgtttgttttctgttttggtgCAGGATCATTTAAAATGCCTTGCAGCCAGGAAGAGCTGCCTCTAAATTTCTATATAGGAAGGGCTTAGGGATGGCAATTTCTTTGGTGTGGGAGTGTGTCTTGAAGATTTGTTTTGAAACTGCTCTTGAATAAAAAGCACATTATTTTCAGTCATAGTGTATGTCCTAGATCATTCAAAACAGCAAAGTTCTCCAAAAATggttttattcatatataatgcatatataacACAGTTGAAAAATAACAGTTGTCTGTATCAAgcacaggcataccttgttttattgtgcttcgcTTTATTGGGCCTCACAGGTACtgtgtttttcacaaattgaaggtttgtagcaaccctgtgtcaagcaagtctgTAGGTCCCATTTTTCTGCAGCATATGCTTACTTCCTGTCTccatgtcacattttggtaattcttgcaatgtttcacactttttcattattcccatttggtgatctgtgatcagccatctttgatgttactgttctAATTGTGTTGGAGTATAACACAAACCACACCCATACGAGATGGTGAACTTAatctataaatgtgtgtgttctgactgctccaccttGACCGGCTGGCTGTtaccctctctctttccttctcctcaggcTTCCctgtttccctgagacacaacagtattgaaattaggccagttaataacccgaCAGTGACCTCTAGGTGTTGAAGTTAAAGGAAGAGTCGCATGTCTATCACTTTAAACCAGAAGCTAAGAAATGATGAAGCTTAGTgtggaaggcatgttgaaagttGAGATAGGCTAAAAGCTAGGCATCTTGTACCAAGCAAtcaagttgtaaatgcaaaggaaaaattcttgaaaagtgctactccagtaaaCATTTGAATGATATGAAAGTGAAAGCCTTATTGTTGATGCAGAGAAagttagtggtctggatagaagatcgaACCAGCCAAAACATTCTCTTAaaccaaaacctaatccagagcaaggtcctaactctctttaattctatgaaggctaaAAGAGGTTAaagaagctgcagaaggaaagcttgaagctagcagaggttggttcatgagatttaaggaaagaagccatatccttaacataaaagtgcaaggtgaagcagcaagtgctgatggaaaaactgcagcaagttatccagaagatctagctaagatctcTGATGAAGGTGTTTACACTAAACAATAGTTTTTCAATGTGGATGGAAGACCCTTCTATTGGGAGAAGATGCCATCTGGggctttcatagctagagaggagaagacaatgcctggcttcaaaagaTGGGCTGACTcttcttgttaggggctaatggagctgatgactttaagttgtAGCCAGTGCTTATTGACTgttctgaaaatcctagagcccttaaaAATTGTGCTAAATCTGCTCTGtatgtgctctataaatggaacaacaaagcatggatgacagcacatctatttatagcatggcttactgaatattttaagcctactgttgagacctactgctcaggaaaaaagattcctttcaaaatactgctcattgacaatgcacctagtcatcCAAGAACTCCGATGGGGATGTTACAAGGAGATTAcatttgttttcatgcctgctaatacaacatccattctgcagcccatgggtcAAAGAGTCAGTTTGACTTTCAAGtctataatttaagaaatatgtttcataaggctatagctagCTGCCATAGAAGTGATTTCTTTGGTGGATCTGTGCAAAGTAAATtcaaaaccttctggaaaggattcaccattctagatgctattaagagcattcatgattcatgggacgaggtcaaaatatcaacgtTAAAAGGaattggaagaagttgattccagtccgtcatggatgactttgaggggttcaagactcaATGGtagaagtaactgcagatgtgatggAAATAGCAGGAGAACTAGAGTTAGAAGTGGAGTCTGAGGATGTAACTGAATTAatacaatctcatgataaaacttgagtggatgaggagttgcttcttatggattagcaaagaaagtggtttcttgagatggaatgcACTCCATCTGAGAAGGTGGTGAAGATATTGTGAACATTGTTGagatgacaacaaaggatttacaATATTGCATAAACTGTTAGTAAAGCattggcagggtttgagagacttgacttcaattttgaaagaagttctactgtgggtcacatgctatcaaacagcatcacatgttACAGAGAAATGTTTCATGAAAAGAAGAGTCGATTGATGTGGCACACTtgactgttgtcttattttaagaattgCCGCAGCCACCCGCACTGTTAGCAGctaccaccctgatcagtcaagCAACCATCAGCGTTGAGGCAGGAtcctctaccagcaaaaagattatgactcactgaaggctcacatgattattagtatttttagcaataaagtgttTTCTAATTAAGGTATGTGCATTTTTTATACCCaatgcacacttaatagactatagtatagtgtaaatataacttttatatgcactaggaagCCAAACAATTTGTGTAACTTGCCTTGTAGTAgtcatatttgctttattgcagtggtctggagcTGAATCTCAATTATCTCCACGGTATGCCTGTATATACTTTGTCACTTGAAAGAAAATTGCAATTCTTTGGGTATTTTTGATAGGCTGCTAGAGATAATGGGGGCGGGTAAAGTCACCCATTAGCTCCACCATTGGCAATAATCCATTTTGTTCCTTATTTATGTTGCCACTGCCTTATTTAAGCTACCATTACTTCTAACCTACACAGTTCAAACAGCCTCTTGTCTGTTGACCTGCTGCTAGTCTCATCGCTTTCAAACCCTTCCTTTGCCTTAAATTTATCCTCCAGTTAGCCACCAGAGGGTGAGCACTTAAATTGCAAATTTGATCTGGCCACCCTACTCCTGTCCTCCAATACAATGGTCTTTGGAATGAGATGTGTAAGATGATTTATTTGtagtgaatgaaaaaatattaatgaatgaatgagacagggttttgctctgtcacccaggctggaatacagtggtgtaatcattcatagctcactgtaacctcgaactcctgtgctcaagcaatcctcctgcctcagcctcctgagtagctggaactgcatgtacatgccaccacacttggctaatttttttttttttttttttttttttttttttagagagatggggtcttgctatgtgttgcccaggctcgtcccaaacacctggcttcaaatgatcctcccacctcagcctcccaaagtgctgaggttaCAGATGTGAGCAATTGTAGCTGGCCCAaagttttaaatttgctttttaaacctaaaataaaggaaagaaattatgcCTTACTAATATTGAATAGGAGGATTGTCATGTACCTTCATTTAGTCTGTCTGATAGTCAACTCTCACTGGAGGAAGAGTGGGAGTTCTACATTACACAGAGGTTGAGGGTGGAACTCTCTTTCGTTGACTCTCAGTGTATTGAAGTATATTGCCATTCACCTGTACCTGGTTTGGTAAATTTATTGGTTATATTACCTAATTCTCACAAAATAGATACATGGCTTAAAAagatttcttcaaagaaattatagatttaaaataatgttgttaAGTCAAGCATGGGAGAACAATAAGAAATATAGCGGCTGATCCTTCTATTCTTAGTTGAAGCTCCTTGTCAGTCACAATATATGCTTAAAAACAATGATCTAATCAGATCTGATAAGAAATCATCCTCTTCAAAGTCAAATTTATTCAGAAAACTTTTTTGAAATACAGATGAATCTTACCCTATACATATATTTGCCTTAAGACATTAACTAATGATTGAAGAaccaaaaaggaatttatttgcCATGTCTGATTCACCACTTCAGGTATccataaaattcaaacattttaagCATCTTTTGGGGGATTAATTCCTACTGGGAAAATAAGGCAATGTGTGGGAGTATGTAGAAGTAATACAAAATTTTGACCACaagattaaaatatttgcttcaacGGGAAGAAATAAAtacgtaatttttttttttttttttgagacagagtctcactctgttgcccaggctagagtgagtgccgtg of the Lemur catta isolate mLemCat1 chromosome 4, mLemCat1.pri, whole genome shotgun sequence genome contains:
- the LOC123636623 gene encoding 60S ribosomal protein L39-like, with product MSSHKTFRIKRFLAKKQKQNRPIPQRIRMKTGNKIRYNSKRRHWRRTKLGLQGLHMI